The nucleotide window TCAAGAGGAGCATTTACAAACTGCAGCTAGCAAACTTACCGTAGACCATACTATGCTGCCAGTATCGCGATCCAAAGCCCAAGCAAACCCGCTTTTCTGAACAGCAACAACAAGGTCCCTCCTAGCCCCATTGATATAAGTAGTTAACATCATTGGTGCTTCACCAAAATCTGCATCCGGACTAGGACCAGGTGGGCACCGTGGATCCAAATGTCTATGGCAGGCTCCAAACCATATATCATAGCCTCCTAGCTGCTTATACCATTTGATTTTCCCAGTGTCCAAATCAAGAGCTACCATGGATTCGGAGTGGTTTTCGGGCTCAATGCAGGCCTCTGGATGAGAAGGTAATGTCTGATTGTTTTCCTTCTCCTGGCATTCAATTATCCGCGGAGGAGCTGAGTAAAGGTTCGATGTGGCAACGAAGACGAGGTTCCGAGGGACATCAATGGAAGGGCTGCTTCCCCATATTGCTGCTCCTGCATACTCATTAAACTTGCCGAAATTGTCAGGCAACATGAAGGTCTGCCACAGGATTTTGCCCGTTCGGACGTCTAATTTCGATACGCTCCCACGAAACGTACAGCATTGTTCGATGGTGAGTCCTTCTTCTAGTGACGATGTTCCAACATAGTAACCCCTACAagaaattgaaatgtggtgCCATAAAATTACATTAATACAACTCTTTGTGATTTAAAGATTGATTAATTACAATGCAGATTACATTTTTTCTAGCAGAGTACATGTGATGagaattaaaattacaaaaaattagggacggtgctatccacataccattttttacTTTCTACACGTTCTCTTAATTTTCTGTCGTCGGATCAAATAAAATGAAGaatattaaatgactaaaattaacaaaaagtgtgagaaaaaaacaaaaagatgtgTGGACAGCACCACTGAAATTAATGTTTTCTTGATAGGATTAAAACATTgccataaaactaaaaaaaaattcggaAGTCCAGTTGCCAACAAGTCTTAACATATTTGTATTGTTGATTAACATATGCAGAAACTACAGGTGAATAAAAAAAGACTTGGATTATTAAAAATTGACATATTACTTATCTCAAGTAGGCATAAAAAATTGTTATACTTCTATCCTAGCAGAAGAAAAATAGCCAAGAAGCACATGGTATTGCTTATCTTGTTCCTAACTTCTTGTTTCCAAGTAACACCATTGACTGACTCAcaagttattaatattataatgagtatgagggagactttggaattgGAGGGGAAATCCATGCGAGCTAGGTTTACGACTCGTATTCAGGATAAGGAAGTGCTTCTATTCGTAAGTATTTTCTCGTTAGAGACGTTTTTGTTAGAAACATACACACACAGAAAAAAGAAGTAAAAGTTCAAGTTATTTTCCAATTTTAATGCGTTTATAGTTCCTAAGCAGTTTACTAGAAGCATTTTTGGTTATGTAAAAGTATTTTTAATCATTCTAAAAGTACTGACAAACGAgtagaaaactaatgaaaaaaatagtAAGGTAGATTAAGCTTGACTAACCCTTTGTAATAGGTTCCAGACATGGTGATGAAAGCTCTGGTGTGGTTGTCAAGCCTGGTAGACCAGACAAGCTTCCCGTTCGACCTTTTGACAGCAATAACAAAAGCAGGTCCATAGATTCCACAAATGAGCAGATCGCCGGCGACAGTTGGGGTCGATCTTGTTACTGTAGAGTTGACATTGAGTATGAAACCGGTGTTGTTAAAGCCAGTCAGCTTCTGCACATTCTTCTTCCAAACAAGGGATCCGTCGGAGGCCTTAACAGCGTAGAGGTATCCATTCCAGCTGGGGAAGTAGAGTGTGCCGTCGAAAATGACTGGTGTTACAGTTATGTCACCACCTGCATAGAATTTCCACTTCAAACTGAGATTGGAAACTGTCACAGGGCTTATCTTCTTCTCCCTGTTGGCATATCTTCGGTTGTACAAGTCTCCGCCGTGATTTAGCCAATCTTGGGCATCCTTTTTTTTCTGTGCAGAACCCCACTGTAAACCAAAACCATCAAGTTGTGAAAAccacttagagagagagagagagagagagagagagagagagagagagagagagagagagagagagagagagagagagagagagaggagcttACAATGTTAAAACCTGCACTTGGTGTTATGACTAGACAAAACATACACAGAGAAAGGAGAAAAGGACCATTGGAGAGTTCTGCAGGCGCCATGGAAGTGAAAGCTTGAAGTGCTCTCACACAAAATGCAGAGAAGCTTTGCCTTTTTACTATTTATATGGTCAATCTTTGAATTCATGCCAATTGTAACATTTTATTAATCATTAGTCGTACAGATTACTGAatcaaatggaaaaaaaatgtcCATCCCATATCTGCAAGTGCATTGGCAAGTTCTACTTTGCTGTGTTCTCAAATGTGTGCCCatgaattttataaaaatgatcAGCATTGGAGCCTCGCGGATTTGTGGATCCAGCAAATAAAACACCATTAGCCACTTTCACTGGTCCAGGAGAAGTTGCATTGCTCGG belongs to Malus sylvestris chromosome 17, drMalSylv7.2, whole genome shotgun sequence and includes:
- the LOC126611664 gene encoding uncharacterized protein LOC126611664; amino-acid sequence: MAPAELSNGPFLLSLCMFCLVITPSAGFNIWGSAQKKKDAQDWLNHGGDLYNRRYANREKKISPVTVSNLSLKWKFYAGGDITVTPVIFDGTLYFPSWNGYLYAVKASDGSLVWKKNVQKLTGFNNTGFILNVNSTVTRSTPTVAGDLLICGIYGPAFVIAVKRSNGKLVWSTRLDNHTRAFITMSGTYYKGGYYVGTSSLEEGLTIEQCCTFRGSVSKLDVRTGKILWQTFMLPDNFGKFNEYAGAAIWGSSPSIDVPRNLVFVATSNLYSAPPRIIECQEKENNQTLPSHPEACIEPENHSESMVALDLDTGKIKWYKQLGGYDIWFGACHRHLDPRCPPGPSPDADFGEAPMMLTTYINGARRDLVVAVQKSGFAWALDRDTGSIVWSTEAGPGGLGGGAMWGAATDEKRVYTNIANSQHKNFTLKPSQNTTIAGGWVAMEARSGNILWSTANANDATAPAAVTVANGVVFGGSTHRLGPIYAMNAKTGKILWTYDTGATVYGGISVSDGCIYLGNGYKVFNGFVNPNYTAGTTLFAFCV